The Hymenobacter baengnokdamensis genome includes a region encoding these proteins:
- the uvsE gene encoding UV DNA damage repair endonuclease UvsE: MKIGYPCVNETLPCSAAGTFRLASYSAERLVPTVAANLACLQQILEWNVAHGLLFFRIGSGIVPFGSHEINTFPWQQHFKSEFRAIGEYVRRHGLRISFHPDQFVVLNSPDPGIVQRSIAELVYQGSMLDLMELDSTAKLQIHAGGAYGDKGAALARWTDTFHTRLPAAVKARLVVENDDRLYSLRECLSLHDLTGVPILFDNFHHECLNHGEPMREALRLAAATWHPTRDGVLMMDYSSQAPGERKGKHTDTLVPELFRSFLTDLDGLDVDIMLEIKDKEASAVRAAQLLRELGLLPRMAAGYVPPTFSERTAARQPAVKARPA; the protein is encoded by the coding sequence ATGAAAATTGGCTATCCCTGCGTAAATGAAACGCTGCCGTGCAGCGCGGCGGGCACCTTCCGGCTCGCCTCCTACTCGGCCGAGCGCCTGGTGCCGACTGTAGCAGCCAACCTGGCCTGCCTGCAGCAGATACTGGAATGGAATGTAGCGCACGGGCTGCTCTTTTTTCGCATTGGCTCGGGTATCGTCCCATTCGGCTCGCACGAAATCAACACCTTTCCGTGGCAGCAGCACTTTAAAAGCGAGTTTCGGGCCATCGGGGAGTACGTGCGGCGGCATGGACTGCGCATCTCGTTTCACCCCGACCAATTTGTGGTGCTCAACTCGCCCGACCCCGGTATTGTGCAGCGCAGTATTGCCGAACTGGTTTATCAGGGCTCCATGCTCGATTTAATGGAGCTGGACTCGACGGCCAAGCTGCAGATTCACGCCGGCGGCGCCTACGGCGACAAAGGCGCGGCCCTGGCCCGCTGGACCGACACTTTCCATACCCGCCTGCCCGCAGCCGTGAAGGCACGCCTGGTAGTCGAAAACGATGACCGCCTCTACAGCCTGCGCGAGTGCCTGAGCCTGCACGACCTGACGGGCGTACCCATTCTATTCGACAATTTTCACCACGAATGCCTCAACCACGGCGAGCCCATGCGCGAGGCCCTGCGCCTGGCCGCCGCTACCTGGCACCCCACCCGCGACGGCGTACTGATGATGGACTATAGCTCGCAGGCCCCTGGCGAGCGCAAAGGCAAGCATACTGATACGCTGGTGCCCGAGCTATTTCGCAGCTTTCTCACCGACCTCGACGGGCTTGACGTGGATATAATGCTTGAAATCAAAGACAAGGAGGCCAGTGCAGTGCGTGCAGCACAGCTCCTCCGCGAGCTTGGGCTGCTGCCCCGTATGGCAGCAGGCTACGTGCCACCCACTTTCTCGGAGCGCACAGCAGCCAGGCAGCCAGCCGTTAAAGCCCGGCCTGCGTAA
- a CDS encoding carboxypeptidase-like regulatory domain-containing protein, with translation MTISLVLGAALSATSGWAQAGSPLPTVRVSGTVSAGSTKQPIPGATVQVQRTHRGVVADAQGDFFLTALSSDTLLFRAIGYKPHRLVLGNTTLSQLVVQVKLVRDSIQLGEVRITADRPDRAIINRALRNMKRPSPPVVKVPKRAPKPKPLFPVDSTAPRPEAPTISGSNVDWLYDQFSRQGKERRKMEEIKAREAAEKAQQKRAEYNKAFRDNRGYE, from the coding sequence TTGACTATCAGCCTGGTGCTTGGTGCTGCCCTTTCAGCTACCAGCGGGTGGGCGCAGGCCGGCAGCCCGCTGCCTACCGTACGCGTCAGCGGCACCGTATCGGCGGGCTCGACTAAACAGCCTATTCCGGGGGCTACCGTGCAGGTGCAGCGCACGCACCGCGGCGTGGTGGCCGATGCGCAGGGCGATTTTTTTCTGACTGCGCTCTCGTCCGACACCCTGCTTTTTCGGGCAATAGGCTACAAGCCGCACCGCCTGGTGCTGGGCAACACCACGCTCTCGCAGCTGGTAGTGCAGGTAAAGCTGGTGCGCGACTCTATTCAGCTCGGCGAAGTGCGTATCACCGCCGACCGCCCCGACCGGGCTATCATCAACCGGGCCCTGCGCAATATGAAGCGCCCCAGTCCGCCCGTGGTAAAAGTGCCCAAGCGCGCGCCCAAGCCCAAGCCGCTGTTTCCTGTCGACTCTACCGCCCCGCGCCCCGAAGCCCCAACCATCAGCGGCTCGAACGTAGACTGGCTCTACGACCAGTTTTCGCGCCAGGGCAAAGAGCGCCGCAAGATGGAGGAGATAAAAGCCCGCGAAGCCGCCGAAAAAGCCCAGCAGAAGCGAGCCGAATACAACAAAGCCTTCCGCGACAACCGGGGGTATGAGTAG
- a CDS encoding metallophosphoesterase, whose protein sequence is MQNRLVFWALFFLILVAEAYGYVAVRTAFAPATAAGRRGFAISYWALTLGLWALCFWAAATRHDGAVAVKSYLLAAPLLLLAAKLVVIFPLLLEDLTRLGRWAARGFGEATPGDPGATPLTRSQFISRLALGLGAIPLLALIWGMVKGKTDYQVRRVVLRYPNLPASFDGFKILQISDLHTGSFNGNTEPMRRAVRLINAQHADLVVMTGDLVNDRSEEVLPHIEALAGIKSDLPIFSILGNHDYGDYVAWPSAEAKRQNLQQLAGYHAKIGWRLLLDESHTIRRGADELAVLGVQNWSSHPNFPKHGNLAQAHAASGQAPFKLLLSHDPSHWEAQVLGYPDIDLTLSGHTHGMQFGVNLPGFKWSPVQYSYPQWVGLYEQGRQKLYVNVGLGYLGFPGRVGFLPEITLLELRRA, encoded by the coding sequence ATGCAAAATCGACTTGTTTTCTGGGCACTATTTTTCCTCATCCTCGTAGCTGAAGCTTATGGCTACGTGGCCGTGCGCACGGCTTTCGCGCCGGCCACGGCCGCAGGCCGGCGCGGCTTCGCCATCAGCTATTGGGCGCTTACCTTGGGGCTGTGGGCGCTGTGCTTCTGGGCAGCGGCTACCCGCCACGATGGGGCTGTGGCCGTTAAAAGCTACCTGCTGGCTGCGCCGCTCCTGCTGCTGGCGGCCAAGCTGGTTGTCATTTTTCCGCTGCTGCTCGAAGACCTGACCCGGCTGGGCCGCTGGGCCGCGCGCGGCTTTGGCGAAGCCACGCCTGGCGACCCTGGCGCAACGCCGCTCACGCGCAGCCAGTTTATCAGCCGGCTGGCGCTGGGTCTCGGGGCCATACCGCTGCTGGCACTTATCTGGGGCATGGTGAAGGGTAAAACCGACTATCAGGTGCGCCGCGTGGTGCTGCGCTATCCCAACCTGCCGGCGTCGTTCGATGGGTTTAAAATTCTGCAAATCTCCGACTTGCACACCGGCTCTTTTAATGGCAATACCGAGCCGATGCGCCGGGCCGTGCGCCTCATCAATGCCCAGCACGCCGACTTGGTTGTAATGACCGGCGACCTCGTGAACGACCGCTCGGAAGAAGTGCTGCCGCATATTGAGGCGCTGGCAGGCATTAAATCGGACCTGCCTATCTTTTCCATTCTGGGCAACCACGACTATGGCGACTACGTGGCCTGGCCCAGCGCCGAAGCCAAGCGCCAAAACTTACAGCAGCTGGCCGGCTACCACGCCAAAATCGGCTGGCGCCTGCTGCTCGATGAAAGCCACACTATTCGGCGCGGGGCAGATGAGCTGGCGGTGCTGGGCGTACAAAACTGGAGCTCCCACCCCAATTTTCCCAAGCATGGCAACCTAGCCCAGGCACACGCGGCCAGCGGCCAGGCGCCGTTTAAGCTGCTGCTCTCGCACGACCCCTCGCACTGGGAAGCCCAGGTATTAGGCTACCCCGATATTGACCTCACCCTCAGCGGCCACACCCACGGTATGCAGTTTGGGGTAAATCTGCCGGGCTTTAAATGGAGCCCGGTGCAGTATTCTTACCCGCAGTGGGTGGGCCTTTATGAGCAGGGTCGGCAAAAGCTCTACGTCAATGTGGGCCTGGGCTACCTGGGCTTTCCCGGTCGGGTAGGCTTTCTGCCCGAGATAACCCTGCTCGAGCTGCGCCGGGCCTAG
- the radC gene encoding RadC family protein codes for MLPTASSAADEPDDLLAPAPYVPPTSFGIKSWAEEDRPREKMVQKGRAALSDAELLAILLGSGTTKLTAVDVGMLMLQAVDNDLNELARLSIKQLCRHPGVGPAKAITVVAALELGRRRKEQGAGRRTTISSSRDIYQLVRPGLQDLPHEEFWVILLNRANVVMRQEKISSGGVAGTVADPKLIFKQALENLASSIILVHNHPSGNRNPSAADISLTKKLREAGNFLDLPILDHLIYTDNGYYSFADEGML; via the coding sequence ATGCTTCCAACTGCTTCCTCTGCGGCCGATGAGCCCGACGACCTGCTTGCCCCCGCGCCCTATGTGCCGCCCACCAGCTTCGGCATTAAAAGCTGGGCTGAGGAAGACCGGCCCCGCGAAAAAATGGTGCAGAAAGGGCGTGCCGCGCTCTCCGATGCCGAGCTGCTGGCCATCCTGCTTGGCTCCGGCACCACCAAGCTCACGGCTGTTGATGTAGGGATGCTGATGCTGCAGGCAGTTGATAATGATTTAAATGAGTTGGCGCGCCTCAGCATCAAGCAGCTATGCCGCCACCCCGGCGTGGGGCCGGCCAAAGCCATTACAGTAGTGGCCGCACTGGAGCTGGGCCGCCGCCGCAAGGAGCAGGGCGCGGGCCGCCGCACCACCATCAGCAGCTCACGCGATATCTACCAGCTGGTGCGGCCTGGCTTGCAGGACCTGCCGCACGAGGAGTTTTGGGTAATTCTGCTCAACCGGGCCAATGTGGTGATGCGCCAGGAAAAAATCAGCAGCGGCGGCGTGGCCGGTACCGTGGCCGACCCCAAGCTGATTTTCAAGCAGGCACTCGAAAACCTGGCCAGCAGCATTATCCTAGTGCATAACCACCCCAGCGGCAACCGCAACCCCAGCGCCGCCGATATTTCGCTGACCAAAAAGCTCAGGGAAGCCGGCAATTTTCTCGATTTGCCCATTCTCGACCACCTTATTTATACCGATAATGGCTACTACAGCTTCGCCGATGAAGGCATGCTGTAG
- a CDS encoding DUF1684 domain-containing protein, which translates to MLLMRKIPLLAGLLAAIGLLIYNFSDTEPASKTDAGYAAQLRQARQQKDNAFRTAPTSPIPPARRAAFGGLRYFRPDAAYRVTARLSRSAGLVPLPLALTGGSADAYTRWGTAGFELNGQPQKLVLLQKQGDSQELFVPFTDPTNGRQTYAGGRYLDLPLPAPEASEIVLDFNAAYSPFCAYNHDYSCPRPPADNRLTVPVLAGEQLVPQ; encoded by the coding sequence ATGCTGCTCATGCGCAAGATTCCGCTTCTGGCCGGCCTGCTGGCTGCTATCGGCTTGTTAATATATAACTTTTCGGATACCGAGCCGGCCTCTAAAACGGATGCCGGCTACGCTGCCCAGCTGCGCCAGGCGCGGCAGCAAAAGGACAACGCCTTTCGCACGGCCCCTACTTCCCCCATTCCGCCGGCCCGGCGGGCGGCATTCGGGGGCCTGCGCTACTTCAGGCCCGATGCGGCCTACCGCGTAACGGCCCGCCTCAGCCGGTCGGCCGGGCTGGTACCGCTGCCGCTGGCCCTCACCGGCGGCTCGGCCGATGCCTACACCCGCTGGGGCACCGCCGGGTTTGAGCTGAACGGCCAGCCCCAGAAGCTAGTACTGCTGCAAAAGCAGGGCGACAGCCAGGAGCTGTTCGTGCCCTTCACCGACCCCACCAATGGCCGCCAGACCTACGCCGGCGGCCGCTACCTCGACCTGCCGCTGCCCGCGCCCGAGGCTAGCGAAATCGTACTCGACTTCAACGCCGCGTACAGCCCGTTTTGTGCCTACAACCACGACTACAGCTGCCCCCGGCCGCCCGCCGATAACCGCCTGACGGTGCCCGTGCTGGCCGGCGAGCAGCTGGTGCCGCAGTAG
- the pheT gene encoding phenylalanine--tRNA ligase subunit beta — MTISFDWLKTLFPTSLPAAEVGALLTGSGLEVESLHELESIPGGLRGVVLGTVLTCERHPDADKLSLTTVSVGDETPRQIVCGAPNVAAGQRVVVALEGAMLHPSQGEPFKIKKSKIRGAASEGMLCAEDEIGLGQSHAGILVLDTDLPDGTPAATYFGLGSDTVFEIGLTPNRADAASHYGVARELRALLGQPAHLPDVSAFAAPATGENIGVTLEDDQACPRYAGLLLDNVQVGPSPEWLQHRLRSIGLSPINNVVDVTNFVLHELGQPLHAFDADQLAGGQIRVKRAEAGEKFITLDGVERSLQADDLVIANAQGTPMALAGVFGGKTSGVSAGTTRVFLESAYFAPAVVRRTSQTHGLKTDASFRYERGTDPYMVPTALRRAALLLQEVAGARVAAPVVDEFPHAIPNSQVRLRLDRVARLIGQEIGPERIREILTGLGIKIEQEISTHGQAPTWLLAVPPYKVDVTREADVIEEILRIYGFNNVALRPHNAASFLSPFPNPDPEVVRQKVASLLSGQGFSEIITNSLTNAQYFEQATAPDEALVRILNYNSQDLNVMRPTLLHSGLEVVRHNLNRRQRDLKLYEFGKTYQRTAAGKYAEKTILGLWLTGAASAETWQHPTRKTTFHDAAGAVQQVLAALGHAQATPQPTPHAYLAGGLTLLAQNQPVGSVGAVSPAVLKRLDVSQPVWYAELDWDWLLKKYKASLTARELPRFPEVRRDLSLVVDQGVTFEQLRTIAQRTEKKLLQDLNVFDVYEGPNLGAGKKSYSVSFTLLDPTQTLTEQAIDQTMQRLIQQFEKQAGALIRK, encoded by the coding sequence ATGACTATCTCCTTCGACTGGCTTAAAACCTTATTCCCCACTTCGTTGCCCGCGGCCGAAGTAGGCGCTTTGCTCACCGGCTCGGGCCTCGAAGTCGAGAGCCTGCACGAGCTGGAAAGCATTCCGGGCGGCCTGCGCGGCGTGGTGCTGGGCACCGTGCTCACCTGCGAGCGCCACCCCGACGCCGATAAGCTCAGCCTTACGACCGTAAGCGTGGGCGACGAAACGCCCCGTCAGATTGTGTGTGGAGCCCCCAACGTGGCAGCCGGGCAGCGCGTAGTCGTGGCGCTGGAAGGTGCCATGCTGCATCCCAGCCAGGGCGAGCCATTCAAAATTAAAAAGTCGAAAATCCGCGGGGCAGCTTCCGAGGGCATGCTTTGTGCCGAAGACGAAATCGGCCTGGGGCAGTCGCACGCCGGCATCCTGGTGCTCGATACCGACCTGCCAGATGGCACGCCGGCCGCCACGTATTTCGGCCTCGGCTCCGATACCGTGTTTGAAATTGGTCTCACGCCCAACCGGGCCGACGCGGCTTCGCACTACGGGGTGGCCCGCGAGCTGCGCGCCCTGCTGGGCCAGCCCGCGCACCTGCCCGACGTGAGCGCCTTCGCGGCTCCCGCCACCGGCGAGAATATCGGTGTTACGCTTGAGGACGACCAGGCCTGCCCGCGCTACGCCGGCCTGCTGCTCGATAACGTGCAGGTAGGCCCCTCGCCCGAGTGGCTCCAGCACCGGCTACGCAGCATTGGCCTCTCGCCGATTAATAACGTGGTGGATGTCACCAATTTCGTGCTCCACGAGCTGGGCCAGCCCCTGCACGCCTTTGATGCCGACCAGCTTGCCGGCGGCCAGATTCGCGTGAAGCGCGCCGAAGCGGGCGAGAAGTTTATAACCCTCGACGGCGTTGAGCGCAGCCTGCAGGCCGATGACCTCGTCATCGCCAATGCCCAGGGTACCCCGATGGCCCTGGCCGGCGTGTTTGGGGGCAAAACCTCGGGTGTGAGTGCCGGTACCACCCGCGTATTTCTGGAAAGTGCCTATTTCGCGCCGGCCGTGGTGCGCCGCACCAGCCAGACGCACGGCCTCAAAACCGATGCGTCGTTCCGCTACGAGCGCGGTACCGACCCCTACATGGTGCCCACGGCCCTGCGCCGCGCTGCGCTGCTGCTGCAAGAGGTAGCCGGCGCCAGGGTTGCCGCGCCGGTGGTCGACGAGTTTCCGCACGCCATCCCCAACAGCCAGGTGCGTTTGCGCCTCGACCGCGTAGCCCGGCTTATCGGCCAGGAAATAGGGCCGGAGCGCATCCGGGAAATCCTGACCGGGCTGGGTATTAAAATTGAGCAGGAAATTTCGACCCACGGCCAGGCGCCAACCTGGCTGCTTGCCGTACCGCCTTATAAGGTGGACGTGACCCGCGAAGCCGACGTAATCGAGGAAATACTGCGCATCTACGGCTTCAACAACGTGGCGCTGCGGCCCCACAACGCAGCCTCGTTCCTCTCGCCCTTCCCTAACCCCGACCCCGAGGTGGTGCGCCAGAAAGTAGCCAGCCTGCTTAGCGGCCAGGGCTTTTCAGAAATCATTACCAACTCGCTCACCAACGCGCAGTACTTCGAGCAGGCCACCGCGCCCGATGAGGCGCTGGTGCGGATTCTGAACTACAACAGCCAGGACCTGAACGTGATGCGGCCCACGCTGCTGCACTCGGGCCTCGAAGTGGTGCGCCACAACCTCAACCGCCGGCAGCGCGACCTCAAGCTCTATGAGTTTGGCAAAACCTACCAGCGCACGGCCGCTGGCAAATATGCAGAAAAAACTATATTAGGCCTGTGGCTGACCGGCGCGGCTTCGGCCGAAACCTGGCAGCACCCGACCCGGAAGACTACCTTTCACGATGCGGCCGGGGCCGTGCAGCAGGTACTGGCGGCGCTGGGCCACGCGCAGGCCACACCGCAGCCTACTCCGCATGCCTACCTGGCCGGGGGCCTCACGCTGCTGGCGCAAAACCAGCCGGTAGGCAGCGTCGGGGCCGTATCGCCGGCCGTGCTCAAGCGCCTCGACGTAAGCCAGCCCGTGTGGTACGCCGAGCTGGACTGGGATTGGCTGCTCAAAAAGTACAAGGCGAGCCTCACCGCCCGCGAGCTGCCCCGGTTTCCGGAGGTGCGCCGCGACTTGTCGCTGGTAGTCGACCAGGGCGTGACGTTCGAGCAGCTGCGCACCATTGCTCAGCGCACCGAGAAGAAGCTGCTGCAAGACCTCAACGTATTTGATGTGTACGAAGGCCCCAACCTGGGCGCGGGCAAAAAATCATACTCGGTGAGCTTTACCCTGCTCGACCCCACCCAGACGCTGACCGAGCAGGCTATCGACCAGACCATGCAGCGCCTTATTCAGCAGT